The window CGTGCTGAACCCGACCTACGTCGAAGTGGAGGTCGACGACGATGAGTGACCTGAAAGCACAGAAGCGGCTCGCAGCGGACGAGTTAGACGTCGGCAAGGGCCGCGTCTGGCTCGACCCCGAGGCACAGGAGGAGATCGAGGACGCCATCACCCGCGAGGACGTCCGCGAGCTCATCGAGCAGGGCACGATCCGCGCGAAGGACGCGAAGACGAACTCCCGCGGTCAGGCCCGCGAGCGCGCCGCGAAGCGCTCGTACGGACACAAGTCGGGCGCCGGTACCCGGAAGGGGAAGTCCGGCGCGCGACAGAACACGAAGGACGACTGGAAGGCGCGGATCCGCGCGATGCGGGCCCGCCTGAAGGAGCTCCGCGACGACGAGGACGTGCTCGACGCCACGGAATACCGCACGCTCTACAACAAGGCGAGCGGCGGCGAGTTCGAGGACGTCGCGCGGCTGGAGGCGTACATCCAGACGCAGTACGGTTACGAGGTGACAGAGTAATGGCGACAGGACCACGATACAAGGTGCCGATGCGGCGCCGCCGCGAGGTCCGGACGGATTACCATCAGAGGTTGCGCCTGCTGAAATCGGGCAAGCCTCGCCTGGTCGCCCGGGTGAGCAACGCTCACGTCAGGGCGCAGCTGGTGACTCCCGGATCCGACGGCGACGAGACCCACGCGGCCGCCTCCAGCGAGGAGCTCGGCGAGTACGGCTGGGACGCCCCCACGGGCAACCTCCCCAGCGCGTACCTCACCGGCTACCTCGCGGGCGCCCGCGCAGTCGACGCCGGCCTCGACGAGGCCGTCCTCGACATCGGGCTCAACACGGCGACGCCCGGCAACAAGACGTTCGCAGTACAGGAAGGAGCGATCGACGCCGGTCTCGAAATCCCGCACAACGACGGCGTGCTGGCCGACTGGTCGCGTACGCGAGGCGAGCACATCGCCGCGTACGACGAGCAGCTCGACGAGCCGCTGTACAGCGGCGAGTTCGACGCGGCCGACGTACCCGAGCACTTCGACGACGTGCTCGCGACAATCCAGGAGGACCATGAGTAGACACAACGACGGCTGGGAACCGCGGACGCGACTCGGCCGCAAGGTACAGAACGGCGACATCTCGTCGATGGAACAGGCGCTCGACTCCGGTCTCCCGATGAAGGAGGCGGAGATCGTCGACCAGCTCCTCCCGGGGCTGGAAGACGAGGTGCTGGACATCAACATGGTCCAGCGCATGACCGACTCCGGCCGCCGCGTGAAGTTCCGCTGCGTGGTCGCCGTGGGCAACCGCGACGGCTACCTCGGCTACGCGCAGGCCCGGGACGACCAGGTCGGCGGCGCCATCCAGAAGGCGATCGACGTCGCGAAGCTGAACATCATCAAGGTGGACCGCGGCTCCGGGTCCTGGGAGGACCAGCCCGGCGGCACGAACTCCCTGACCCGGACGGCGAAGGGGAAGGCCGGCTCCGTCACCGTCGAGATCAAGCCCGCCCCGCAGGGGCTGGGCCTCGCGGCCGCGGAGACGGTCCGGAACATCTTGGAGCTCGCCGGCGTCGAAGACGCCTGGACGAACTCCGACGGCAACACCCGCACCACCGTCAACCTCGCGAAGGCGACGTTCAACGCCTTGGAGAACGCGGCGCAGTCCCGCACTCCGCAGCACGCGCGCGAAGTGCACTACGACGAGGTGAGCGAGTGATGCAGGCGATCGTGCAGCTCCGCGGCGACGTCAACCTCGAGTACGGCGTCGAGGACACGCTCGACATGCTGAACGTCGGGCGCGTCAACCACGCGACGTTCGTCCCCGAGACGGACTCGTACCGCGGCATGATCACCAAGGTGAACGACGTCGTCGCGTTCGGGGAACCGAGCGTCGACGCGGTCGCGGCCACTATCGCGCGACGCGGCGATCCCCTCGAGGGCTCCGCCGACATCGACGACGAGTGGATCGACGACAACACCGACTACGCCGACCTGGAGGCGCTGGCGGAGGCGCTCGTCGCCGAGGAGACGAGCCTGCGCGAGCAGGGGCTCTCCCCGACGCTGCGACTCCACGCCCCCCGCGGCGGTCACGAGGGCATCAAACACCCCGTGATCGAGGGCG is drawn from Halorubrum sp. CBA1229 and contains these coding sequences:
- a CDS encoding 50S ribosomal protein L19e, producing MSDLKAQKRLAADELDVGKGRVWLDPEAQEEIEDAITREDVRELIEQGTIRAKDAKTNSRGQARERAAKRSYGHKSGAGTRKGKSGARQNTKDDWKARIRAMRARLKELRDDEDVLDATEYRTLYNKASGGEFEDVARLEAYIQTQYGYEVTE
- a CDS encoding 50S ribosomal protein L18, with product MATGPRYKVPMRRRREVRTDYHQRLRLLKSGKPRLVARVSNAHVRAQLVTPGSDGDETHAAASSEELGEYGWDAPTGNLPSAYLTGYLAGARAVDAGLDEAVLDIGLNTATPGNKTFAVQEGAIDAGLEIPHNDGVLADWSRTRGEHIAAYDEQLDEPLYSGEFDAADVPEHFDDVLATIQEDHE
- a CDS encoding 30S ribosomal protein S5, with amino-acid sequence MSRHNDGWEPRTRLGRKVQNGDISSMEQALDSGLPMKEAEIVDQLLPGLEDEVLDINMVQRMTDSGRRVKFRCVVAVGNRDGYLGYAQARDDQVGGAIQKAIDVAKLNIIKVDRGSGSWEDQPGGTNSLTRTAKGKAGSVTVEIKPAPQGLGLAAAETVRNILELAGVEDAWTNSDGNTRTTVNLAKATFNALENAAQSRTPQHAREVHYDEVSE
- a CDS encoding 50S ribosomal protein L30 — translated: MQAIVQLRGDVNLEYGVEDTLDMLNVGRVNHATFVPETDSYRGMITKVNDVVAFGEPSVDAVAATIARRGDPLEGSADIDDEWIDDNTDYADLEALAEALVAEETSLREQGLSPTLRLHAPRGGHEGIKHPVIEGGELGKHTTEEIDSLLEAMR